Below is a window of Candidatus Zixiibacteriota bacterium DNA.
AGATTAAGGGAACGGCGAAAAGTATTCCGCCGAATCCAAAGACAATCGTGCCGACCAGAACAGTTCCTACGGCGCCGCTTCCGGAAAGTGCCTTCAATCTGAAGGCAAAAAAGGCGATAATAAGCGAGAGTATGCCGCCGATAACCAGATCCTTACAGATCATATGATTCGACAGCAGATTAAAATCCATAATTCAAATATAGAGCAATTTCTCCGGGCGCATCAAATAAAAAGGGAACCGCGACGCAAAAGGCCGCAATTCCCTTTCCTAAACAGGGCTGAATACTTTGTTAATTCCG
It encodes the following:
- a CDS encoding DUF92 domain-containing protein, which encodes MDFNLLSNHMICKDLVIGGILSLIIAFFAFRLKALSGSGAVGTVLVGTIVFGFGGILFAVPLI